The proteins below are encoded in one region of Helianthus annuus cultivar XRQ/B chromosome 2, HanXRQr2.0-SUNRISE, whole genome shotgun sequence:
- the LOC110910208 gene encoding SPX domain-containing protein 1-like — MFVSVFGLQKFQDSVMKAKDLNEEMIKIRKEIVDFHGEMVLLENYSEHNYTGIVKVLKKYDKRTGALLRLPFIQKVLQQPFFTTDLLYKLVKEVETMLDHHFPLTELPPPSQEADNDTCGGDGEGPSTSAADDSDAHAPFKAK; from the coding sequence ATGTTTGTTTCTGTTTTTGGCTTACAGAAATTTCAAGACAGTGTTATGAAAGCTAAGGATTTGAACGAAGAGATGATAAAGATACGAAAAGAAATAGTCGATTTCCATGGAGAGATGGTATTGTTGGAGAACTATAGTGAGCATAACTACACAGGAATCGTAAAGGTACTAAAGAAATACGACAAAAGAACCGGGGCCCTCCTTCGTCTACCTTTCATTCAAAAAGTCCTACAACAACCGTTCTTCACCACCGACTTGCTTTACAAGTTAGTAAAGGAGGTCGAGACTATGCTCGACCATCACTTCCCACTAACCGAACTACCACCTCCATCTCAAGAAGCCGACAATGATACTTGCGGTGGAGATGGTGAGGGACCCTCCACCAGTGCGGCCGACGACAGTGATGCACATGCACCGTTTAAAGCTAAATAA